The nucleotide window TTTTAGTACGTAATCGCTCATAAAACTTCCCTCCTCAACTTGATACACTCAGTATAGAAAGGAAACATTAACAGTCTCTTAAGAAAAATCTAAAGAAAGTCTTAAGTTTTGAGCCGATAGCCAATTCCCCAGACCGTCTCGATATATTGCTCATCTGGGTTGATGGATGCCAACTTGTTTCGTATATTGCTTATATGGACATTGATTGTATTGTCATCCCCATAGAATACCTCTTTCCAAACACTTTCAAATAAATTTTTCTTTGTGAAGACTTTTTTCGGAGATGATAATAAAAGAACCAATATCTCATATTCACGGGCTGTAAAACTTAGTTCCTCCCCTTGTACATATACCGTTCTTGCTTCCGAATCAATTTCAATATTTTTATAATGCAGTTTCGTCTTGTTTGAGAACTTATTAATACGCTGGTATCTTCTTAGATGAGATTCTATTCGGGCAGAAACTTCTTCGTTGTCGAAAGGCTTTGTAATATAGTCGTCTGCTCCTGTTCTCAGCATGCCTACTTTTGTTTGCTGATCCAATTTTGCAGAAATGATGATTACCGGAATATTACTTTGATCAGCTATTTTTGAAAGTATTTCATCTCCAGACATCCCCGGAAGCATCAGATCAAGCAATACCATATCCCAGTCCTTATTTTCCAGATAGAGTAGCGCTTCCGTCCCGGAAAAGGCCGGCTGTGCGATGTAACCATTTTTTCTGACAATATCACAAAGTAACTGGTTTATCGCATCGTCATCCTCTACTACTAGAATCCTTACTTGTTCCTCCATAAGTTGCCTCTCCCTTCATTTAGAATATAATAACCGTAAAAAGAAAATAAGCGCTACTCCTATAAATCGGATAGCGCCCATTAGTCGAACGAATAAGAATATAATTTATGGACAACTTTATTCGGGTATTGCCTGTAGCAATCCCTGCTTAATAATCGAAAAAAATAACCTCTTACGGTCATCTTACCGAAGAGGTTATTTTTTATCAAACTATATTATTTTTTATAAACCGCATTTCAGCTGTGCACCACAGTTTGTACATGTGTTGCAGCCGCCCATTTCCTCTACCGTACCTTGACGGCAAACCGGGCATGTATTGCCAACTTCCGAACCGATTGTCACGTCTGTATCTGTTAATGGCTTGATTGTATCCACCAACACCACTTGACGTTTCACCTGGTCTTCCGATTGTTTTAATTCTTCAAACTCTAATTGTTCATCTGAATTTGCTTCTTCAGCTTTTAAAGTCAGTACTTGTGTATCACGAGATCCATCGACATACACTGTACCACCTTTAGCACCGCCTCGGTATAGACGCTCGTACACTTTTTGTACTTGCTCTACGCCATAGCCTTTTGGTGCGTTTACTGTTTTTGAAATCGATGAATCAATCCAGTTTTGAATGATGCACTGAACATCTGCATGTGCTTCAGCAGAAAGCTCCATTGATGATTTGAACCAGTCCGGTAAATTATTTTCATCCACACCCGGGTTCGCATCTAAATACTCTTTTACAATTTCAGCTTTCACTTCAATAAACTTCCCTAGACGACCTGAACGGTAGTATGTGAAGCTGAAGTATGGTTCAAGCCCTGTTGCAACCCCGACCATTGTACCAGTAGATCCCGTAGGTGCAACCGTCAATAAATGCGAGTTACGAATACCGTTTGCCACAATATTTTCGCGAATATGCTGCGGCATTTTTTTCATGAAGCCTGTGTTAATGAATGCTTCACGTAAACGTGCTGTTTCAGCTTCTGTTTGTCCTTCAAGGAATGGGAAGCTGCCACGTTCTGTTGCCAGTTCAACTGACTCTTCATACGCTGCAACTGCAATTGTTTTGAAGATTTCATCAACAAGTGCATTGCCTTCTTCAGAGCCGTATTCTTTTTCACAGTAGATCAACAAGTCGGCAAGACCCATTACACCAAGACCAACTCGGCGCTCACCTAGTGCCTGCTTTTTGTTATCTTCCAGGAAGTATGGTGTTGCATCGATAACATTATCCTGCATACGTACGCCAACTTTTACCGTTTTGCGTAACGCGTCAAAATTAACTGTTTTCGTTTCTTTGTTTGCAAACTTCGCCAAGTTAACAGCAGCCAAGTTACAAACGGAATATGGTGCTAATGGTTGTTCCAAATTTTTGTTAACCCTCAGGCTTTTTATCCTAAGGTTCTTACACTTGTTATTCGTGCAAGTTCAGCATACATTTTCACTGCAAGTTGCAGTGTCGCGGTCTCGTGGATAGATTATATTCTCAAATGATGAGGTTCACTATCTATGCGTTGCCCCTGACAAAAATTTTACAATTCGTCTTCGGTTCGGATTAGCATTTCAGCCTTCCCGCTTCATCCCGCGATGTTTAACGTGAGGCGAACTTCACCACACGGATTCGTCGCAACAACTTTCTGACCGTACGCTTTTGCGTTTGTCATGTCATTTGCGTTATCAATGAAGAAAATACCAGGTTCTGCTGCATATGTTGCGCAGACATTGATTAGATTCCACAGTTCTTTTGCTTTGATTGTGCGATACGTACGAACCGGATAACCAAGTTTCTCCCATTCGCGAACGTCGCCAACTTCATGCCATTTTTCATTGTAATCCAGCATTTGAGCCGGAGTGTAGTTTTCTACGTCCGGGAAGCGTAATTCGAAGTCCTGGTCATTTTCTACAGCATCCATAAACTCTTTCGTTAATGTAACGGAAATGTTGGCGCCTGTCAGGAAATCCGGATTATGGACTGAATACGTACCGCCATCTCGTAGCTTTGTTTCAGCGTCACGGATAATCGCTTCGTTAAAGCCGCCAAAACCTTCAATATTTTTATAGTTCACAATGCCTTGATACATCGCATCTTCCTGCTGTGTTAAAGGCTTGAATTTTAATTTTTCTTTTGCCAGGCGAATAATTGATTCATCTTCTGTATTCTCGATCAGATAACGCAGAATACGCGGATTTTGCATTTTTGAAATGATAAATTCCACAATATCCGGATGCCAATCTGCCAGCATAATCATTTGTGCTCCCATTTTTTGTTACTCTTTTAATAAGAGGTACGGTCATTTCTGCCGTACTCTCATGCTTTCACATGAGATCAGACTATATCATCAAAGAAGATAGTATTTCATATTTTCGATTTAATTTAATATCACCATAGGAATATAACTTTTCATAAATTGCTTTAACATCAGATTTTCTAGAAATCATTAAATCTGCACAACCTTGTTTGTCAGAAATTGCATATACATTCTTTTTTTAGCAATATTGACTTGACTATATCCTTGGTTATGAAGTTGAATAATCGAAAATATTAATTCTTCTTTGTCTCGCGCCTTGTATCTACGTTGCCGTTTGATACAATTTACTTTCTCCATTGTTTTCAATATTAAATCCTCCTAACTTGCAAAAGATCATTAATAAAAACTTTAGGAAATTTCAATAGTCGTTGAACCTTCACCTTTGTT belongs to Solibacillus sp. FSL W7-1436 and includes:
- a CDS encoding response regulator transcription factor, whose protein sequence is MEEQVRILVVEDDDAINQLLCDIVRKNGYIAQPAFSGTEALLYLENKDWDMVLLDLMLPGMSGDEILSKIADQSNIPVIIISAKLDQQTKVGMLRTGADDYITKPFDNEEVSARIESHLRRYQRINKFSNKTKLHYKNIEIDSEARTVYVQGEELSFTAREYEILVLLLSSPKKVFTKKNLFESVWKEVFYGDDNTINVHISNIRNKLASINPDEQYIETVWGIGYRLKT